The sequence CGAGCCGGATGACGCAGGCGGTGTGAGCATCGATGGCAACGGTGGAGCCGACGGCAGCGCGATTGAGGCGGGCGACATCGCTGCCGGCGTCATGGAAACTCATCAGCCGGTGCACTTCGCTGATACGGGAAAACGCGGCTGTGAAGGCGGCATTCAGTGGTCCGGCATCGAGCACATCGCCAATCCGGATATCGACCAGCGTGCCTAGCCACGGTTGCGCGCGGCACTTCATTTTTTGAGAGCGACCTGCACGACGGCAGCGATGCGGCGTACGCCATCGGTGACATGATTCGAGGACAGCGTTGCACCGCTGATGTTGCTGATGCCCTCGCCGACGGCCAGTCCGGCTTGCGCCGATTTACCGACGAACTGCTTGCGCCATGCGGGGCTGCGGATTTCAAAGCCGTGGCTCTCGCGGTAGGTCAGGATTTCGATTTGTCGTACCGTCGCATCGGGGCTCAGTGCCACCGCATACGAAATCAGCTCGTACTTGCCGATCACGTCATCGAGCACGACATAGCCCAGCAGCGTCTCGCCGCGCCATGCCGACAAGACGCGCCATTGCACCGAGCGCGCCGGCAGGCCGGCAAGCTTTTGCACGTCGCGCATTTGCGCGGCAGTCAGTTCCAGTGGCTGCGGCTTGAACGTGGTGGCGTCGGCAAACATGACTTGCTGTGCTTCTTCCGCCGTCAGGTATTGGGTGGCGAACGCGCTGCCGCTGGCCAGCAGCGCGCAGGTGACCAGCGCGCTGCCGGTGCGGCCCATCAAAATGCGTAACCCATGCCGAGATTGACGCGGTCGCGGGTCCGGTCGATCTGGAATTTCTGGTAATCGGCCTTCAGTACAACGCCTTCACCGACCCGCAGATTGGCACCGGCAGTGGTGACTTTTTCGGTCGGCCCTGTCGCGACCTCGGCGCCTTGCACCTGCCCGGCATAGCTGCGCGCGGTGTTGAATTGCTCATAGCGGACGAACGGCGAGAAGACGTAATCCTGCGATTTCCAGGCTTGATAGGCGGCTTGTACATACCAGCCATCGAACGATGACGGTACCGGCGTCGGGTTGCCGGCAAACGTCAGGTTCAGGTTGGTCGTATTGCTGATCGTGCCGCGGGCGTACACGCCGGCCAGATCCCATTTGCCGGGGGTGTACCGGGCATGCACATCCCACAGCGTCACGCGGGATTTTGGTGCGGCGAAGTTGGCTGCGCCCTGCGCGACGTCACCGCTAAAGACAGAGCCGCCGAGCAGCAAGCCCGGTACGCCACGCCAGTTCAGTGCGGCGTGGCCGCCGAGGTTGCGTGATTTGGCAAGCTGACCTTCCTGATGGATCGCGGCCAGCGGCGATTCGCGGCCATCGGGCGATGCCGCATCCCACTTGCCCAGATCGAATCCGGTGGTCAGGCCGAGGTCCCAGGTCAGGCCGTTGTCGAGTGTTGACGACAGACCGATACCAGCTTCGCGCCAGGTCGACGGGATGATCGCGGTTTCGACAAAATTGCGTTCGACACCGTAAAACGCGGTCGGCTCGTGGTTGGTATTGAGCAGGCCGGCCGGCATCAGGAACAGGCCGACCTTGGCACGCAGGCCATTGTCAAATTCGCGCTCGATGTACAACTGCTCGACTGCGGCTTCGCCCTTGTCGTCGGCCGAGGTGACCGCGTGCTCCCATTCGAATTCGGAGACCAGCTTGGTCTTCGCATCGAAGCGATGCTGGATGCCGATGACGGCGCGGCGGACATCGGTCTGAGCGGCGCTGGCATCCTTGCTCGGGCGGTTGTAATTGATTTCGCCGTAGCCGGACAAGACCGTTTGCGGTTCGCTGCTCATGCCGCCTGAGGTGCCGGCCTGGCTGGAAGCGACCGGTGTTGGCCCGGCCAACTGGCGCGCTTCGACGGCATCGCTTTTTTTGCGGGTGGCGGCCAGTTCGGCCTTGACCTGATCGAGCTCGGCGGCGAGCTTGTCGAGTCGTTGCATCAGGTCGGCTTCGCTGGCATGCGCCAGCAGCGGAAGGGTACAGAAAGCGAGCGCAACAGCGCGTGCGGCAAGGGTCAGTTTCATGGTGGGGATGTGGAGTTAAGGGTTGATCTGATAGCCATCGTTGAGCGTGCCGAGAAACGTGATCACGTCGTCGATTTCCTGCGCTGACAAGGCCGGCGCCATGCCAGGCAATCGGTTGTACGGCACTTCGACGGTGTTGACATTTTTCTTGTAGGCCGCAGGCAGGTCGTCAAACTTGTCAATGCTGCCGTCGGCGGCACGCGGGTACCACTCTTCCGGGTTGGTATCGCGCCGGACATAAAAGCCGAGCACGTCGCGCAAATTGGTGAACCGGCCATTGTGGAAAAACACTTTGCGTGTGGTGACGTTGCGCAAGCCCGGCACCTTGAAGGCGCCGCACAGATCGGTGCGGCCGCTCAGGTCATTGCGGATAGGGCCGCACAGACCGAGGTCAAAATAGGCCGGGTCGGCATTGGCTGGAATGGCCGGATTGCGCGGTACGCCGATATTGTCGTAGCTGAAATCAGTGAACAGCGGCGAGCTGCCATCGGCTCCGCGGGCGCTGACGTGGCAGGCCGCACAATTGCCCTTGGCGGGATTGTTGAACAGGGCCAGGCCGCGCAGTTCTGCACTGCTCAGCGCGACTTTGCCGGCCAGGAACTGGTCGTATTTCGCGTCGAACGGGAAAAAATCGTGGTCCTCTTTCTGGTACTGCTGCAACGCGAAACCGATGCGTTCGACGGCCTGTTCGGGAGCCGCCAGGATGTCGCTGCCGAACACCTGGCGGAATTCTTCGACATAGGCGGCTTTTGCCAGGCGAGCCGTCAGATCGGCTGCGCTGATGTTGGCCATTTCATGCGCGGCCAGCAACGGCACCCGGGCCTGTCCGGCCAGCGTTGCCGCACTGCCGTCGCGGTTGAACCCGGCGGTCGGCGTGCCGTCTTTGGCAAAGAAGAACGCCGGCAGCAGGTTCAGATAGCGCAACGACGGTACGGCGCGCGTACCCGGTATTTGCTGGTTGACACCGCCAAGTTGCACGGACAAGTCGTTCGATTGGGCATGAGCGTTGGCCGGATTATGGCAAGTGGCGCAGGCCATCTGTCCGGAAGCCGACAAGGAAGTATCGCTGAAGATTTTTTGGCCCAGCAGCGCTGCTGCACTGAGGGTAATGGTCGCGGGGGGCGTGGCTACTGGAGTCACTGCGGTGCCACCGCCACCGCCGCAGCCAGACAGAAGCAGCAAAGTGAACAGGGCTGTGCGGGTGCTGCTCAGCAGCGGGAAATGGCGTCCGACGGATGATCGGCAAGGAGTGCTTGATAGCATGGGAATAGGCGGGCAACGAGTTTGATCGGGCTGGATTGTCTTCCAATGAGAATGATTCTAATTTAGAAGCAGGAATTCGGCAAGCCCCCGTCCACTCGGTTCCCGTGTTTTGAAATTTATTTTTGGCTGATTTGTCGACCGCAGGGTGCAATAACCAAAGGGCATTGCACCGAACACACTCAACCCGCCAGCGGCACCAGCAAACTACGCAGCAATTCGCTCGCACCGTCCCACACGATCTGCACGCCAAGACACAGCAGAATGAATGCAGACAGCCGCATGAAAATCACCGTACCGGCTTCGCCCAGCGGTTTCAGCAGACGCTGCGCGTAGCGGAACGCCAGATACAGCAAGCAGGCAATGACCAGCAGTGCCAGCACGCCGCCGCTCATGTGCGCCAGCGACAGCGTCAGGCGCTGGTCATTGAGCGATACGCCGACCGTGATGGCCGCCGCCAGCGAACCGGGGCCACAGCTGATCGGGAAGGTCAGCGGGTAGAACGCCTGGCGCAGCGAGTGCTCATTCGAATACTGGTCAGCCAGTTCGGTCCGGCGATCGTCGGTGACATGGCTGGCGTTGAGCAAACGCCAGGCGTTGGCCGCGACGATCAGGCCGCCGCCTACCCGCACGATCGGCAGCGAGATGCCGAAAAATTCCAGCACATACGAGCCGATCAGCATCGAACCCGCCATCAGCGCAAACATGTTGCGGGCAATCTTGCGTGCCAGCAGCGCGCGCGTCTTGGTCGATGCCCCATGCGTCAGGCTGAGAAAGATCGGTGCAGTCGCTGCCGGATTGAGAATCGGCAGCAGCGCCGCCAGCACGAAGAGAAAGCTTTTGCCCAGTACCAGTAATAGTTCAAGCGCCATGTCAGGACGCTGCTTCGGGTGGCGTCGTGAGCGCGCGCATTTTTTTGCGCAACAGTTTTTCCTGTTTCTGTTCGACCAGCCAGTCTTCACGGATGGCACGCCACAGCGAGTACGCCATCAGCATGATGACCACGGTGAATGGCAGCGCGAATACGATGGTCGCCGTTTGTACCGCTTTGAGCCCGCCGGCCAGCAACAGGCTGATCGCAATCCCGGCCACCAGCACGCCCCACATGACCTTGACCTTGTTCGGCGGATTCGGATTGCCACCGGTGCTCATGATGCCCAGCACCAGCGTGGCCGAGTCACCCGAGGTGACAAAGAACACCATCACCAGCACGGTCGCCACGCCCGACATCAGTGTGCCGAACGGCAGCGCATTGAACATCGTGAACAGCGCCGTCGAGACATCGCCCTTGACTGCTTCGGTCAAGGGCACGCTCTGCCAGATTTCCAGATAGAGCGCGGTACCACCAAAGACCGAGAACCAGACGAAGGCAGCCAGTGTCGGTGCCAGCACGGTACCGATAATGAATTCGCGGATGGTGCGGCCGCGCGAGACGCGGGCAATGAACAGGCCGACGAAAGGTGACCAGGACACCCACCAGGCCCAGTAGAAAATCGTCCATCCGCCGACCCAGCCGCCTTCGCTGAACGGCGTCATGCGCAAGCTCATGCGGACGAATTCACTGAGGTAGCTACCCAGTGTGTTGGTGAAAGTATCGATGATGGCAACGGTCGGGCCGATCACGAATACCGCCAGCGCCAGCAATCCGGCGAGGATCAGGTTGATCGTCGACAGCCATTTGATACCGCGCTCTACGCCGGTGACGGCCGAGGTCACGAACAGTGCCGTGGTGATGGCGATGATGGCGACCTGCGAGGTATCGCTGACCGGCAAGCCGAACAAGGCATTGAGGCCGCTATTGATTTGCAATGCACCGATGCCCAGCGAGGCGGCGACGCCAAATGCCGTGGCAATGACCGCAAGCACGTTGACGACGATGGCCGAGTGCTTGGCCGCACGCCATGGCAAGGCTTCGATCGAGGTACTGATCAGTGCCGCACCGCCGCGACGGAACTGGAAGAACGCAATCGCCAGCGCGACGATGCTGTAGACCGCCCATGGATGCAGTCCCCAGTGGAAGAAGCTGTAGCGCATGGCGGCATTGGCAGCGGCCGGCGTGTTGGCAGCGATGCCCGGTGGCGCAGTACCGTAATGCGAGATCGGTTCGGCCACGCCCCAGAACACCAGACCGATACCCATGCCGGCGGCAAACAGCATCGCAAACCAGGCCCCGACCGAAAATTCAGGTTCGTCGTCTTCATTGCCCAGCTTCATGTTGCCGTAGCGGCTGAACGCTAGATACACCGCCAGGATGACCAGGCTCAGTACAACCCACAGATACAGCCAGCCAAAGTCGTGAGTGATGAAGGCAAGCGCCTCGTTGAACACGTCACGCAGGGAGTCCGGAGACAACAGGCCCCACAGGACAATGGCCAGAATGGATCCGGCGGAAAGAATGAGTTGCATGGGTCAGGTCCAGGTAATTCGCTGTCGTTGACAGCGATGTTTGCCGAAAAGAGGTTCTATTCCGGTCAAAGGGGCGCGATCTTAACAGACCGCTGACGCGCGAGCGAAAACCCGGCCGCGGTCAACATCTCCGGGTCGGTGCGTACATTGCGCGTGCGAGTGTCGGCATGGTCGCAGCTTGTGGCTGGCGCGTATGTGTGCTGCCGCGCTTTCAGCGGGGATGAGGCAGCAAGGGAACGAAAAGGTGGCGATTGACTGGGGCAACCGGTGGCGATGGGACTGCGGAAGCGAGGCGTTAGCCTTTTTATGGACGGGGATGGATACTTGGTACGCGCGAGATCGGTGGGTGCATCGAGCAAAAAAGTGTCCTGGCGAAGGCCGGGAAATTGCTGACGTGTCGCTCACTACACGGCTGTATTTTTTCGCTTTTACGCAAGGCTAACCAAGAGGAGGTTGACTACGATGTCTCAAAAATTAATCAGACCCACTGATGAAGAAGACGCTGCCATTACCGCGGCAGCATTGGGCGATCCGGATGCGCTGCCGCTGACTGACGCAGAACTCATCAAGTTGCGCCCGGTGTGTGGCCAGTCGTCTGACCGCGGAACAAAAGCCGGTAGGGTGCAATAACCGCAGGGCATTGCACCAAATGCACCGGATGCGTCGGATGCACTCCCGCTATCCGCCCGGTTGAACCACCCAAAAAAAACCCCGGGAATCACTTCCCGGGGTTTTTTATCAGCCAACGTCAAGCAGGTCAGTGACCGGAAGCACCCTCGGCACCGATACCGGTTTCCGAGCGCACTTTCTGAGCCGGATAACCAGCGCGATCGAGGCGGGCCCGCTCGCTGCGGTCGGTGATCGAGAACAACCAGATACCGACGAAACCGGCCGTCATCGAGAACAGCGCCGGTGACGTGTACGGGAAGATCGCCTCGGTATGGCCGAGCACATCGACCCACACTGATTTCGACACGACCGTCAGGCCCACTGCAGTGATCAAGCCCATGAAGCCGCCGATGGTGGCACCGCGGGTGGTGCAGTCTTTCCACAGCACCGACATGAACAGGACCGGGAAGTTGGCCGAAGCGGCAATCGCAAACGCCAGCGACACCATGAATGCGATGTTCTGCTTCTCGAACACGATACCGAGGATGACAGCGATGATGCCCAGGCACAGCGTGGTGATACGCGAGACTTTCAATTCGCTGGCGCTGCTGGCTTTGCCTTTTTTGAAGACAGTGGCATACAGGTCATGCGATACCGCGGATGCGCCGGACAAAGTCAGTCCGGCTACCACGGCGAGGATGGTGGCAAAAGCGACCGCCGAAATGAAGCCCAGGAACACATTGCCGCCAACCGCTTTGGCCAGGTGAATAGCGGCCATGTTGTTGCCGCCCAGGAGCTTGCCGGCCGCATCCTTGAATTCAGGATTGGTGCTCACCAGAACGATGGCGCCGAAACCGATGATGAAGGTCAGGATGTAAAAGTAAGCAATCCAGGTGGTGGCCCAGAAGACCGATTTGCGGGCTTCCTTGGCGTTCGGTACGGTGAAGAAACGCATCAGGATGTGCGGCAAACCGGCGGTACCGAACATCAGTGCCATGCCGAACGAAATCGCCGATATCGGATCCTTGATGAAGTTACCCGGACCCATGATCGATTGTCCCTTCTCATGGACTTCGACCGATTTCGCGAACAGCGCTTCCGGACTAAAGTTGAACTGCTGCATGACGATGTAGGCCATGAAGGTAGCACCCGACAACAGCATCACCGCTTTGATAATCTGCACCCAGGTGGTCGCGGTCATGCCGCCGAACAGCACGTAAATCATCATCAGGCTACCGACCACGACGACGGCGATCCAGTACTCCAGACCGAACAGCAGCTTGATCAACTGGCCGGCACCGACCATCTGGGCGATCAGGTAAAACGCGACGACGACCAGCGTGCCGGATGCCGCGAAGATGCGGATCGGTGCTTGCTGGAAGCGATAGGCAGCAACATCGGCGAAGGTGAAGCGGCCGAGGTTACGCAGGCGCTCTGCCATCAGGAAGGTGATGATCGGCCAGCCGACCAGAAAGCCGATCGAGTAGATCAGGCCATCGTAACCATTGAGGTACACGGCGGCAGAAATGCCGAGGAACGAAGCCGCCGACATGTAGTCGCCGGCAATTGCCAGGCCGTTCTGGAAACCGGTGATGCCACCACCCGCCGTATAAAAGTCCGAGGCCGATTTGGTTTTGGAGGCGGCCCACTTGGTAATGAACAGCGTAAAGATAACGAACGCACCGAACATGCCGATGGCGGTCCAGTTGGTCGGTTGTTTGGCAACCTGACCGAGATCGGGGCCGGCAGCGTACACGGTGCCGGCAACGGCCAGCAACGCCGCTGCCATGAAAAGACGTTTAATGAACGACATTACAGAACCTCTTTGTGAATAAGTGCGGTCAGCGTGTCGAATTCGTCATTGGCGCGCCGGACGTAAATGCCGGTGATGATGACGGTAAAAATGATCACGAATAATCCGATCGGTATGCCCCAGGTCATGACGCCGGCACCGATTTTTGCTCCCAACAATTCCTTGTCAAAAGCAATCAGCGTGATGAAACCGTAGTACACGATCAGCATCAGCCAGGTCATCGTCCAGCCGTAAGACGAGCGAGTCGCCACCAGCTTCTGGTAATTGGGATTGGCCATCACCCGTTCTGCGAGGTTGTGTTCCATTTTTGTCTCCTGTTTTTGTGTCGTACGTCCGTGCTGTCTGTGGGAAAGGTCGCTAATGCGTGCTACCCACTCGCTGAGAATCAACGTGCGGCGAACACTAGCAGTCTTTTCTTACCGTCATCTTACGGTCGGGAAAAACGTCGGTAATCGATGCTTCCCGGCAGCGTCTTGTCGCAGCGGGTGCCGCCGCCGCCGGGTATGTGGCGCAACGTACAGACTTGATCGCGCAAGCCGCGCATTGTGAAAAACACGCTTGTCGCGCGAGTCCGCACGCGACGCCGGCCCGGCGCACAAGGGTGCGTCCGGCCCCACAGGAGAATTCACTATGGTTGCAAAAATCAATGGCCACACCATGACCGATACCCCGGTCTGGTTCATCACCGGTTGTTCCACCGGCTTCGGCCGCGAGCTGGCGATCCAGGCGCTCGAACAGGGCTATCGCACCGTCGTGACGGCCCGCAATCCTGCCGACGTCAGTGACCTCGCTGCGCTGGGCGACGCGCTGGTGCTGGCCCTCGACGTGACCGACCAGGGTCAGGTCGATGCCGCCATCGAGGCCGCCATTACGCATTTCGGTCGCATTGATGTGCTGGTCAATAACGCCGGCATTGGCTATTTCGGCGCCATCGAAGAGAGCGACGAAGAGCAGGTCCGGCGCATGTTCGAGATCAATATCTTCGGCGTGAGCCGCATGATCCGCGCCGTGCTGCCGGCGATGCGCCGCCGTCGCGCCGGCTTCATCGTCAACCTGTCGTCGATCGGCGGGTTGCGCTCGTTTCCGGCAGTCGGGTATTACAACGCGACCAAGTACGCGGTCGAGGGTTTGTCCGAAGCCTTGTGGCAGGAAGTCGAACCGCTGGGCATCAAGGTCATGCTGGTCGAGCCGAGCGGATTCCGCACCGACTGGGCCGGTCGTTCGGCCAATGACATCGTGGTGCCGATCGATGATTACGTCGCCACGGCCGGTGCCTGGCGCGCCCAGGTGCGGGCTTCGTCGGGCAAGCAGCCGGGCGACCCGAAGCGCGCCGCCCACGCCATCATCAGCGCCGTCTCGGCGGCCCAGCCGCCACACCGGCTGCTGCTGGGGAACCAGGCTTATGACGGCGCGATCGAAAAGCTCGACCAGTTGCGCACCGAATTCACGGCGTGGGAAGCCGTCTCGCGCGGCGCTGATTTTCCGCAGGATCCTGCCGTCCGATAACCTTTTCCGGAGAACACCTCATGAGTCAATGTCAGATCGCTGTCCTTGTCGGCAGCTTGCGCAAGGATTCCTACAACCGCCGGATGGCCACCGCCATCGCCCGGCTGGCACCGCCGGAATTTACCTTCACCCAGCTCGAGATCGGCGACCTGCCGCCCTACAACGAAGACGATGATGCCCATCAGGCCGCGCCGGTACTGCGCCTGAAAGCCGCGATCAGCTCGGCGCAGGGTCTGCTGTTCCTGACGCCCGAATACAACCGCTCGATTCCCGGCGTGCTCAAGAACGCGATCGATCACGCGTCACGTCCGTACGGCAAGAGTTCCTTTGCCGGCAAGCCTGCCGGTGTGCTTGGCGTATCGCTGGGAGCGATCGGTACGGCGATGGCGCAACAGCATTTGCGCAATGTGCTGGCCTACCTCGATGCGCCGACGCTGGGGCAACCGGAAGCCTTCCTGCAGGCCAAGGACGGCCTGTTCGATGAGTCCGGCAACATCGGTGCCGACAGCAAACAATTCCTGCAGGGCTGGATGGACAAATATGTCGACTGGGTCAAACGTCATACCGTCTGAGTTTTCCTCACAAGAAGGGGGGCGCGGAGTGTCGCTGCAAGCCGTGACGGCAGAGTCGTTGGGTCTATCACGCGAGATGTGTCGCGTAGCTCGAAAAGGGCGGGGTACCATCAGGCGTGGTAATCGATTTCTCCCGCTGCCGGTTGATGCCGTTGATGGGTACTGCCGGCCTTGAACAACGACTTGTGACTAGGAGTGCGCAATGACCTACTCAACCCTGATGGTCCAGCTTGAGCTGGGACAGCCTAATACCGATGTGCTGCGCATCACCGCCGATCTGGCGCGTCGTTTTGACGCTGCCGTGATCGGCATTGCCGCCTGCCAGCCGATGCAGATGGTAGTCGGCGACGGCTATATCTGCGGCGATCTGATTGCCGAAAACGATCAGCTTGTGGTGGCCGAACTCGACGCCGCCGAACAGCAATTCCGTACCGCGATGGCCGGTTGTTCCGGCGCACTATCGTGGCAAGGCAACCTCTCGTGTTCATCAATCGCCGACTACATTGCCCGCGCCGCGCGCGCGGCTGACCTGATCGTGGCCGGGACCGCGCCGGATGCACCGGCCGACGTGCAGCGTCGCCTGAGTCTCGACGACCTGGTCATGCAGTCCGGACGGCCGCTGCTGGTGGTGCCGCCCGGGGCGACACTGTTGCAACGCGTGCTGGTCGGCTGGACCGACACGCGGGAGACGCGGCGTGCCATCGTCGACGCCTTGCCCGTACTGAAAATGGCCTCACAGGTTGAAGTAGTTGAACTCGGTAAGGCCGGCGATCAGGACACGGCCCGTGCGCGACTCGATGACGTCTGCGGCTGGTTGCGCCGCCATGGCGTCGAATGCACCACCGTCGCAACCTTATCCAATGGCGACGACGCTAGGCAGTTGCAAGACATCGCCGCCGCGCAGCATTCCGACGTCATCGTCGCCGGTGCGTTCGGGCATAGCCGCTTGTTGGAGTGGGTGCTGGGCGGCATGACGCGCAGCTTGCTGGCACCGGTGGGACGCTGTTCGTTGTTGTCGCATTGAGGGTTGTGAAGACATCGTCGGAGGGCAGTGTTGCGTGCGTCGAACCCGCAGGTAGTGTCTGATTTTTGAACTCGGCTGGTGCAATGCCCTTCGGTTATTGCACCCTACCAATTAAGCGGGGCACCTCCACAAGACCGTTCGTACTGAGCTTGTCGAAGGCGCACATAACAGACAGTAGGGTGCAATAACCGAAGGGCATTGCACCGCGCGCTGATCAATGCTTCGCTGTCCCCCACACTTCCGCCACCCGTGCATCGCGCCCGCAGCCGTTGCGGTAGTACGCATAGCGGATCGGGTTTTTCTTGTAGTAGTCCTGGTGGTATCCCTCAGCCGGATAGAAGGTTGTCAGCGGGATCGTCTCGGTCTCGATTTGCTTGATGACGCCGGCTTTCAGAATCGCTGCCTTGCTGCTATCGATGGCGGCGCGCTGGGCATCGTTCTCAACAAAAATCGCACTGCGGTACTGGCTGCCGACATCACAGAACTGGCGATTCTTGACGGTCGGATCGATGTGATGCCAGAAGTAATCGAGCAGTGCGGCATAGCTGACTTTTGCCGGGTTGTAGACAACCCTGACGACTTCGATGTGGCCGCTCTTGCCGGCGCTGACCTGCTCATAGGTCGGATTGACCAGCTTGCCACCGCTGTAGCCGGACTCGACTTCCAGCACGCCCGGCAGTTTTTCGAAGTCGGCTTCGATACACCAGAAGCAGCCGCCGCCGAAGACGGCGCTGGCTGTGGTCGCCGCTGCCGGCACCGGCGTTTGCGCATGGGCCGCTGCACTGAGCAGCAGCGCGGATAAAAACAGGGACAAACGATTCATGTGCGTAACTCCGGAAGAGCCTGGTCGGCGGGGATGAAGTGCAGCGCGACGCCATTGTTGCAATAGCGCAGGCCGGTTGGTTTGGGTCCGTCGTTGAACACATGACCCTGATGGCCGCCGCAGCGGGCGCAATGGTATTCGGTACGCGGAAAGAGGATCTTGTAATCCGTTTTTGTCGCGACGCCGGCCGGAATGAAATCGTAAAAACTGGGCCAGCCGGTGCCGCTGTCGAACTTGGTGGCGCTCTTGAAGAGCGGATTATTGCAGGCGGCGCAGACGAAGGTGCCACTGCGTTTTTCGGCGTCGAGCGCGCTGCTGCCGGGGCGCTCGGTGCCTTCCTCGAACAGCACGTTGTAACTGGCGGGCGGCAGCAACTGCTTCCACTGCACAGGCGTCTTGCTGACAGCAAAAGCGGCCGGTGCGGAGAAGGCCGACGGTGCCAGCTGGAGTAGCGTCGCGCCGCCGAACAGGCCGGATAATTTCTGGATCAGTTGACGTCGGTTCATGATTTCTCCAAAACACAAAGTGGGTCAAAGTTTAACTGCAGTGGCCCTTTGTCGCTGGCGCCACGCATCGCTTACAGGCGATTGCGCCGCCGCCGGATCAGCAGGTACACCGCCGGCACCACGAACATCGACAATAGCGGTGCGGTGATCATGCCGCCGACCATCGGTGCGGCAATGCGCTGCATCACTTCGGAACCGGTACCGGCACCCAGCAGAATCGGCAGCAGGCCGGCGATGATGACGGCCACCGTCATCGCTTTCGGGCGCACCCGCTGCACCGCACCGGCCCGGATTGCGGTCAGCAGGTCGGCCTCGCTCGCCTCGCCGCGCGCCAGACTGGCATCCCAGGCCTGGCGCAGATAGAGCAGCATGATCACACCAAACTCGGCCGACACGCCGGCCAGCGCAATGAAGCCGACCGCGCTGGCCACCGACATGTGCTGGTCCAGCAGCCACAGCAGCCAGATACCCCCGGCCAGCGCAAACGGCAGCGTGGCCAGAATCAGCACCGCTTCATCGAGACGGCGAAAGGTCAGGTACAGCAGCAGCGCGATGATGGCCAGCGTGGCCGGCACGACGATGCGCAGGCGCTCGGTGGCGCGTTCCAGATATTCGAACTGGCCCGACCACGAAATCGCGTAACCGGCCGGCAGCGTCACTTGCTGCGCGACGGCTTGCTGCATCTCGCGCACCGCCGAGCGCAAATCGCGTTCGCGGATGTCGACATAGACCCAGCCGGACAGCCGCGCGTTTTCGCTCTTGAGCATGGGCGGACCATCGCTGATGCGGATCGCCGCCAGATCGCCCAGACGAATCTGCGCACCGCGCCCGGTCAGCACCGGTAAATCGCGCAGCGCGCCGACCGAGTCGCGCAAGCCTTGCGGATAGCGCACATTGATCGGAAAGCGCTGCAAGCCCTCGACGGTTTCGCCGATATTATCGCCACCGATGGCAGCCGCGATGATGCTCTGTACTTCGGATATCGGCATGCCGTAACGCGCCGCCGCCGCGCGGTCGATATCGATGTCGATATAGCGTCCGCCATTGAGCCTTTCGGCCAGCGCCGAACTGATGCCGGGCAGCGGTTTGACGATGTGTTCGATCTGCTGCGCAAGGCGGTCGATTACCTTCAGGTCGGGCCCGGCGACCTTGATGCCGACCGGGCTCTTGATGCCGGTAGCGAGCATGTC comes from Actimicrobium sp. CCC2.4 and encodes:
- a CDS encoding universal stress protein — translated: MTYSTLMVQLELGQPNTDVLRITADLARRFDAAVIGIAACQPMQMVVGDGYICGDLIAENDQLVVAELDAAEQQFRTAMAGCSGALSWQGNLSCSSIADYIARAARAADLIVAGTAPDAPADVQRRLSLDDLVMQSGRPLLVVPPGATLLQRVLVGWTDTRETRRAIVDALPVLKMASQVEVVELGKAGDQDTARARLDDVCGWLRRHGVECTTVATLSNGDDARQLQDIAAAQHSDVIVAGAFGHSRLLEWVLGGMTRSLLAPVGRCSLLSH
- the msrA gene encoding peptide-methionine (S)-S-oxide reductase MsrA encodes the protein MNRLSLFLSALLLSAAAHAQTPVPAAATTASAVFGGGCFWCIEADFEKLPGVLEVESGYSGGKLVNPTYEQVSAGKSGHIEVVRVVYNPAKVSYAALLDYFWHHIDPTVKNRQFCDVGSQYRSAIFVENDAQRAAIDSSKAAILKAGVIKQIETETIPLTTFYPAEGYHQDYYKKNPIRYAYYRNGCGRDARVAEVWGTAKH
- the msrB gene encoding peptide-methionine (R)-S-oxide reductase MsrB, with the protein product MNRRQLIQKLSGLFGGATLLQLAPSAFSAPAAFAVSKTPVQWKQLLPPASYNVLFEEGTERPGSSALDAEKRSGTFVCAACNNPLFKSATKFDSGTGWPSFYDFIPAGVATKTDYKILFPRTEYHCARCGGHQGHVFNDGPKPTGLRYCNNGVALHFIPADQALPELRT
- a CDS encoding NAD(P)H-dependent oxidoreductase; protein product: MSQCQIAVLVGSLRKDSYNRRMATAIARLAPPEFTFTQLEIGDLPPYNEDDDAHQAAPVLRLKAAISSAQGLLFLTPEYNRSIPGVLKNAIDHASRPYGKSSFAGKPAGVLGVSLGAIGTAMAQQHLRNVLAYLDAPTLGQPEAFLQAKDGLFDESGNIGADSKQFLQGWMDKYVDWVKRHTV
- a CDS encoding oxidoreductase: MVAKINGHTMTDTPVWFITGCSTGFGRELAIQALEQGYRTVVTARNPADVSDLAALGDALVLALDVTDQGQVDAAIEAAITHFGRIDVLVNNAGIGYFGAIEESDEEQVRRMFEINIFGVSRMIRAVLPAMRRRRAGFIVNLSSIGGLRSFPAVGYYNATKYAVEGLSEALWQEVEPLGIKVMLVEPSGFRTDWAGRSANDIVVPIDDYVATAGAWRAQVRASSGKQPGDPKRAAHAIISAVSAAQPPHRLLLGNQAYDGAIEKLDQLRTEFTAWEAVSRGADFPQDPAVR